In Saccharothrix syringae, the following are encoded in one genomic region:
- a CDS encoding thioesterase II family protein → MTSFADVPDPVCELVCFPHAGGGSSVFQTWQRHTDVLRVSAVRLPGRESRLREPAIADLDALVDALAAALSGLTGRPYAFYGHSMGALVAYELTRRLRAEGLPLPRGLFVAGMDAPQRLDLDRAHDLPRDELVAWLVGVNGLDAEVLEYPALIDLMLPTIRADLAVVENYEHRRQPPLPVPIHVLRGRGDVQVSVEGSGGWAELTSAGCAVTDLDGDHFFVQHNERRIVSLIESDLVGEGARR, encoded by the coding sequence GTGACGTCCTTCGCCGACGTGCCCGACCCGGTGTGCGAGCTGGTGTGCTTCCCCCACGCGGGCGGTGGCAGCTCGGTCTTCCAGACCTGGCAGCGCCACACCGACGTGCTGCGCGTGTCGGCGGTCCGCCTGCCCGGCCGGGAGTCCCGGCTGCGCGAACCCGCGATCGCCGACCTCGACGCGCTCGTCGACGCGCTCGCCGCGGCGCTGTCCGGGCTCACCGGGCGGCCCTACGCCTTCTACGGGCACAGCATGGGCGCGCTCGTCGCGTACGAGCTGACCCGCCGCCTGCGCGCCGAGGGGCTGCCGCTGCCGCGCGGCCTGTTCGTCGCCGGCATGGACGCGCCGCAGCGGCTCGACCTCGACCGCGCCCACGACCTGCCGCGCGACGAGCTGGTCGCCTGGCTGGTCGGGGTCAACGGGCTGGACGCCGAGGTGCTGGAGTACCCGGCGCTGATCGACCTGATGCTGCCCACCATCCGCGCCGACCTCGCCGTGGTCGAGAACTACGAGCACCGCCGCCAGCCACCGCTGCCGGTGCCGATCCACGTCCTGCGCGGGCGCGGCGACGTGCAGGTCAGCGTCGAGGGCAGCGGCGGCTGGGCCGAGCTGACCTCGGCCGGCTGCGCCGTCACCGACCTCGACGGCGACCACTTCTTCGTGCAGCACAACGAGCGGCGCATCGTGTCGCTGATCGAGTCCGACCTGGTCGGGGAAGGTGCGCGGCGATGA